One Campylobacteraceae bacterium DNA window includes the following coding sequences:
- a CDS encoding OmpA family protein — protein sequence MKKFLAYSVLASVLLFTGCSQKSTEMNEAKMNKTEKSSESNLDAMNANNMNQDSMSDSESMTANAIKNLLIDVVYFDFDKFTLNEENRDVAKSNANKLSVLAGKIKIKLEGNSDEWGTDEYNYALGLKRALSVKTSLIDDGISADDISMISFGESNPVCSDKNSTCWKQNRRVEYKILP from the coding sequence ATGAAAAAATTTTTAGCGTATTCTGTTTTGGCATCAGTACTATTATTTACTGGGTGTTCTCAAAAATCTACAGAAATGAATGAAGCAAAGATGAATAAAACAGAAAAGTCTTCAGAATCTAACTTGGATGCAATGAATGCAAACAATATGAATCAAGACTCTATGTCAGATTCAGAATCAATGACTGCAAATGCAATCAAAAACTTACTAATTGATGTAGTTTACTTTGATTTCGATAAATTTACATTAAATGAAGAAAACAGAGATGTTGCTAAGTCTAATGCAAACAAGTTATCAGTATTAGCTGGTAAAATCAAGATTAAACTTGAAGGTAATTCAGATGAGTGGGGAACGGATGAGTATAATTATGCTTTAGGTTTAAAAAGAGCTTTATCTGTTAAAACATCATTAATTGATGATGGTATTTCTGCTGATGATATTTCTATGATTTCATTTGGTGAAAGTAACCCAGTTTGTTCAGATAAAAATTCTACTTGTTGGAAACAAAACAGAAGAGTTGAATACAAAATCTTACCATAA